In Sphingobacterium sp. PCS056, the following proteins share a genomic window:
- a CDS encoding TIGR03915 family putative DNA repair protein — translation MLKTLIYDGTWSGLITCVFCSFEYKWQVENIQQNNQDIQSGLFVTAETVITDDVKVKRVLLGLEKKIGMQGIKELYYVFLSEVKNMELLILRSIVYYFKSNNKPNLNYANDHILKIKKIVKSVSRERHRIKAFVRFQKMKDGLYYANLEPDFNVLPLIVNFFKDRYADQKWLIYDLKRNYGIYYDLAQVTEVKFTNRLNKNHVVIQLDDEELHYSNLWKNYFDAVNIKERKNTKLHVQSLPKRYWKYLNEKKLL, via the coding sequence ATGCTCAAAACACTTATTTATGATGGTACATGGTCAGGACTGATTACTTGTGTATTTTGTTCTTTTGAATACAAATGGCAGGTTGAAAATATTCAGCAAAATAACCAGGACATACAGTCCGGATTATTCGTTACTGCAGAAACAGTAATAACAGATGATGTTAAGGTGAAACGCGTTCTTCTGGGATTAGAGAAAAAAATAGGAATGCAAGGAATTAAAGAGCTTTACTACGTATTTCTTTCCGAGGTGAAAAATATGGAACTCCTCATACTGAGGAGTATTGTTTATTACTTTAAATCGAATAATAAACCAAATCTTAATTACGCAAATGATCATATTTTAAAAATAAAAAAAATAGTAAAATCTGTCTCTAGGGAAAGACATCGCATTAAAGCATTTGTTCGATTCCAAAAAATGAAAGATGGCTTATATTATGCAAATCTAGAACCCGACTTTAACGTATTACCCTTAATTGTTAATTTTTTCAAAGATCGTTATGCCGATCAAAAATGGCTGATCTACGACTTAAAGAGGAATTACGGCATTTACTATGATCTAGCACAGGTCACAGAGGTTAAATTTACTAACAGATTAAATAAAAATCATGTTGTAATTCAATTAGATGATGAAGAATTACACTATAGTAATCTATGGAAAAATTACTTTGATGCTGTTAATATAAAAGAACGAAAAAATACAAAATTACATGTTCAAAGTTTGCCAAAACGCTATTGGAAATATTTAAATGAAAAAAAATTATTGTAA
- a CDS encoding DUF3943 domain-containing protein — MTKIRFLFLYVIMLLLQFLLSTQTLHAQEYIQEYIDTVNNFEPLQNKIPFDTTKNSKSILTSSTVTNGNYQLPNYQDTINHNPRKHFARAATEWFMFQALPASFNYFIRKDPYSHITLNNWFKHLKPNAWAWDDNAFATNQIAHPYHGQLYFNAFRSNNYSFLQSSAATLAGSFIWETAGETQAPSINDLVNTTYGGIILGEITHRISQNVLSRPTSSLAERQGKEVLAFFINPVNGLNRLLDGRWGRVVKGAVIDSSTVRAEVDFGFRRFDTKDLDIITKGKTDYFVRLSLIYSNDDIENKKPFDDFYVNLEVGGDDSSFVNTVNVYASLYGKRVLKNLPGRHLGVLSANYDFYHNEAFFYGAQSMNYNVISTFSLGGKNRLTTTLGGGPVILAAVPDPYLLFGESRNYNYGPGVDVRGSGEISVLNRFKFGAQYHGGYFVTLSGNESHYFLHTASISGSLRLLKNFSLNMNSGYFRLEGNFKDYPDVNKSYPFARLSLGYNVLF; from the coding sequence ATGACGAAAATTAGATTTCTTTTCTTATATGTAATAATGCTACTGCTGCAGTTTCTGCTTTCGACGCAAACTTTACATGCCCAAGAGTATATTCAGGAATATATCGATACGGTTAATAATTTCGAACCGTTACAGAATAAAATTCCTTTTGATACAACTAAAAACAGTAAAAGTATCCTAACTTCTTCTACAGTTACTAATGGAAATTACCAACTTCCTAATTATCAAGACACCATCAATCATAATCCACGTAAACATTTTGCTAGGGCAGCAACAGAATGGTTTATGTTTCAGGCTTTACCGGCTTCATTCAATTATTTCATCAGAAAAGATCCATACTCACATATCACGCTAAATAATTGGTTTAAACATCTTAAACCAAACGCATGGGCATGGGACGATAATGCTTTTGCGACAAACCAAATTGCTCATCCTTATCATGGTCAATTGTATTTTAATGCGTTCAGATCTAATAATTATAGCTTTCTGCAGTCTTCTGCTGCCACTTTGGCGGGAAGCTTTATATGGGAAACGGCAGGCGAGACACAGGCCCCTTCTATCAATGATTTAGTTAACACCACTTATGGTGGTATTATATTAGGTGAAATCACTCACCGTATTTCACAAAATGTGCTATCTAGACCGACAAGTTCTTTGGCAGAGCGACAAGGAAAAGAAGTATTAGCTTTTTTTATTAATCCTGTCAATGGCCTAAATCGCCTACTGGATGGACGTTGGGGAAGAGTCGTAAAAGGTGCTGTAATTGATTCTTCAACAGTTAGAGCTGAGGTCGATTTTGGTTTTCGACGCTTCGACACCAAAGATCTAGATATCATCACGAAAGGCAAAACAGATTACTTTGTCCGGTTAAGCTTGATTTATTCCAATGATGATATTGAAAACAAGAAACCATTTGATGATTTTTATGTCAATTTGGAAGTCGGCGGTGACGACAGTTCATTTGTCAACACCGTCAATGTATATGCCTCACTTTATGGAAAACGGGTACTAAAAAATCTACCGGGAAGACATCTGGGAGTTTTGTCTGCAAATTATGACTTTTACCATAACGAAGCTTTTTTTTATGGAGCACAGAGCATGAATTACAATGTCATATCAACCTTTAGTTTGGGTGGTAAAAATCGATTAACAACAACCCTAGGAGGCGGTCCTGTGATATTAGCTGCAGTACCAGATCCCTACCTCCTTTTTGGAGAAAGCCGAAATTACAATTATGGGCCAGGTGTTGACGTCCGCGGTTCTGGGGAAATTAGTGTACTGAACAGGTTTAAGTTCGGTGCACAATACCATGGGGGGTATTTTGTCACCTTGAGCGGCAATGAATCCCACTATTTTTTACACACAGCTTCCATCAGCGGAAGTCTACGTCTGTTGAAAAACTTTTCATTAAACATGAATTCTGGTTATTTTAGATTAGAAGGTAATTTTAAAGACTATCCTGATGTAAACAAAAGTTATCCATTTGCCCGTCTTTCTCTAGGATATAATGTTTTATTTTAG
- a CDS encoding cell division protein FtsX: protein MSEYESSTQKRKTKSVYVSTVISIALVLLVTGLLGLLLVHAKNLSKYVKENIVLNVIVNDGTNEGDVLSLQKDLEKDNYVLRSEYISKELAAKSLKEDLGEDFVQYLGHNPLLPSIDVYMKEDYANSDSIKTFIDKISRNSRIKEVVYQESLIDMVNKNVRIISIVVLAFAAILLVIAVALINNTIRLAIYSQRFLIKSMQLIGATKNFIRKPFITYGIIHGLLGSLIAILLLIFTLKFAQQQIPELVFLRNWYEFAAIFIVVIAIGILISGLSTYFAVTKYLKAKSNDLYS, encoded by the coding sequence ATGTCAGAATACGAATCAAGCACGCAAAAAAGAAAAACAAAATCAGTTTACGTCTCTACTGTTATCAGTATAGCACTGGTCCTTTTAGTGACTGGATTATTAGGTTTATTACTTGTGCACGCAAAGAATTTATCCAAATACGTTAAAGAAAACATTGTTTTAAATGTTATCGTTAACGATGGCACTAACGAAGGCGATGTTCTTTCATTGCAAAAAGATCTAGAAAAGGATAATTATGTTTTACGCTCAGAATATATCAGCAAGGAACTTGCCGCAAAATCGTTGAAAGAAGATTTGGGTGAAGATTTTGTTCAATACTTAGGCCACAATCCTTTACTTCCTTCTATCGATGTTTATATGAAGGAAGATTATGCAAACTCCGACAGTATCAAAACTTTTATCGATAAAATATCGCGAAATAGCAGAATAAAAGAAGTTGTTTATCAAGAATCACTTATTGATATGGTCAATAAAAATGTGCGCATCATCAGTATTGTTGTACTAGCATTTGCTGCAATTTTATTGGTAATTGCAGTAGCACTGATCAACAACACGATACGTTTAGCGATTTATTCACAAAGATTCCTGATTAAAAGTATGCAACTAATTGGGGCTACAAAAAACTTTATACGTAAGCCATTTATTACCTATGGTATCATACATGGTTTGTTAGGTTCATTGATAGCAATCTTATTATTAATATTTACATTAAAATTTGCACAGCAGCAAATTCCTGAATTGGTATTTTTAAGAAATTGGTATGAGTTTGCGGCTATTTTTATTGTAGTTATCGCAATTGGAATTCTAATTTCTGGCCTTAGTACATACTTTGCCGTTACCAAATATTTAAAAGCAAAATCTAACGATTTATACAGTTAA
- a CDS encoding GNAT family N-acetyltransferase, whose protein sequence is MTIKNIEDEKKGQIIAEIDGKEAGIMEYTWAGEDKFIIDHTEVYPEFNGNGVGKKMVLEAVDYARKKNVKIMPLCPFAKSVFDRTEAFQDVLF, encoded by the coding sequence ATGACTATAAAAAATATTGAAGACGAAAAGAAAGGTCAAATAATCGCAGAAATAGATGGTAAAGAAGCCGGTATTATGGAATATACCTGGGCAGGAGAAGATAAATTCATAATTGACCATACAGAAGTATATCCAGAATTTAACGGCAACGGTGTGGGAAAAAAAATGGTTTTGGAAGCTGTAGATTATGCACGTAAAAAAAATGTTAAAATCATGCCGCTTTGTCCCTTTGCAAAATCTGTATTTGACAGAACAGAAGCATTTCAAGATGTATTGTTTTAA
- the leuS gene encoding leucine--tRNA ligase: MEYNHKSLEKKWQKFWADHETFKSSDTHDKPKYYVLDMFPYPSGAGLHVGHPLGYIASDIFSRYKRLKGFNVLHPMGYDSFGLPAEQYAIQTGQHPAITTEANISRYREQLDNIGFSFDWSREVRTSDPSYYKWSQWIFMQLFNSWYNNESNKAELIDTLVSRFEVSGSQGINAVSDDDVLSFTAGEWLAFDEEKQQRELLKYRIAYLRESTVNWCAALGTVLANDEVINGFSERGGFPVEQKKMMQWSMRITAYADRMLQGLDLVDWPEPLVEMQRNWIGKSVGALVKFPVPQLDTNIEVFTTRVDTIFGVSFVVLAPEHELVSKLTTAEQQADISAYIDRTSKKSELDRMSDTKTVSGAFTGSYAKHPITGEDVAIWIADYVLASYGTGAVMAVPSGDQRDYLFAKHFNLPIIQISDSQQIEEEADPNKDGKYINSDFMNGMNYQDGVTAVIAKLEELKLGKAKINYRMRDAIFGRQRYWGEPVPVYFKNGLPYLIKEEELPLLLPEVDKYLPTETGEPPLGRAENWKYEDQYEYELSTMPGWAGSSWYWFRYMDPQNEEAFASKEAVDYWKSVDLYIGGSEHATGHLLYSRFWNKFLKDLGFHNEEEPFKKLINQGMIQGRSNFVYRLLSDEGKATDTYVSYGLKDQYNTIPLHVDVNIVVNDVLNLEKFKASRPDYATAEFILEDGKYVCGTEVEKMSKSKFNVVNPDDIIDTYGADTLRLYEMFLGPLEQAKPWNTNGIEGVYKFLKKVWRLFHDAEGNFNISSDQPTKAEYKALHKIIKKAEDDIERFSFNTSVSAFMICVNELTDLKCNKRAILEQLVIVLQPYAPHISEELWSLLGKENGSISYATYPTFIADYLVESEFAYPVSINGKMKMNLLLPLDLDAKAVEEIVLSNEDVQRFMDGKSLKKLIFVKGKIINIVV, translated from the coding sequence ATGGAGTACAATCACAAATCGTTAGAAAAAAAGTGGCAAAAATTTTGGGCCGATCATGAAACATTCAAATCTTCGGATACACATGACAAACCGAAATATTATGTTTTAGACATGTTTCCTTATCCTTCTGGAGCTGGTTTGCATGTCGGTCATCCACTTGGTTATATCGCTTCGGATATTTTTTCAAGATATAAACGTTTAAAAGGTTTTAATGTTTTGCATCCCATGGGATATGATTCATTCGGTCTACCAGCGGAGCAATATGCAATTCAAACGGGACAGCATCCAGCGATCACAACTGAAGCGAATATAAGTCGCTACCGTGAACAGTTGGATAACATCGGGTTTTCTTTTGATTGGAGTAGAGAAGTACGTACTTCTGATCCTTCATACTACAAGTGGTCGCAATGGATTTTTATGCAATTGTTCAATTCGTGGTATAATAATGAATCGAATAAGGCTGAGTTAATAGATACTTTAGTTAGTCGTTTTGAGGTGTCTGGTTCACAAGGAATTAATGCTGTTTCTGATGATGATGTGTTATCGTTTACAGCAGGAGAATGGCTTGCATTTGATGAAGAGAAGCAACAGCGTGAGTTGTTGAAATACCGGATTGCTTATTTGCGTGAAAGTACTGTTAACTGGTGTGCTGCATTAGGAACTGTACTTGCTAATGATGAAGTGATCAATGGTTTTTCTGAAAGAGGCGGATTTCCAGTAGAACAAAAGAAGATGATGCAGTGGTCTATGCGTATCACAGCATATGCCGATCGTATGTTGCAGGGATTGGATCTAGTTGACTGGCCTGAACCCTTAGTCGAGATGCAACGTAACTGGATTGGCAAGTCTGTCGGTGCCTTAGTGAAGTTTCCAGTTCCACAATTAGATACAAATATTGAAGTATTCACGACACGTGTAGATACGATCTTTGGTGTTTCATTTGTTGTGTTAGCTCCCGAACATGAATTGGTTTCAAAATTGACGACTGCTGAACAACAGGCCGACATCAGCGCATATATTGATAGAACAAGTAAAAAATCTGAATTGGATCGTATGTCTGATACTAAAACGGTATCGGGCGCTTTTACAGGCTCATATGCAAAACATCCGATCACGGGAGAAGATGTTGCGATTTGGATTGCTGATTATGTATTGGCAAGCTATGGTACTGGAGCTGTGATGGCAGTACCATCTGGAGATCAGCGAGATTATCTATTTGCTAAGCATTTTAATCTGCCTATCATACAAATTTCTGATTCACAGCAGATCGAGGAAGAAGCGGATCCAAATAAAGATGGTAAATATATCAACTCTGATTTTATGAACGGCATGAACTACCAAGATGGTGTTACTGCTGTAATCGCAAAATTGGAAGAGCTAAAATTAGGAAAGGCTAAAATTAACTACCGTATGCGCGATGCGATCTTTGGTCGTCAGCGATACTGGGGAGAGCCGGTTCCGGTTTACTTTAAAAATGGATTGCCATACTTGATTAAAGAAGAGGAGCTTCCTTTGCTATTGCCTGAGGTAGATAAATATTTGCCAACAGAAACTGGCGAGCCTCCGTTAGGACGTGCAGAAAATTGGAAGTATGAAGATCAATACGAGTATGAACTGAGTACAATGCCAGGTTGGGCTGGTTCTTCTTGGTACTGGTTCCGTTATATGGATCCTCAAAATGAGGAGGCTTTTGCTTCTAAAGAAGCTGTCGATTACTGGAAATCTGTCGATCTATATATAGGTGGTTCTGAGCACGCTACAGGTCACTTGCTATACTCACGCTTCTGGAATAAATTCCTCAAAGATTTAGGTTTCCACAATGAGGAAGAGCCTTTTAAAAAATTAATAAATCAAGGAATGATTCAGGGACGTTCTAACTTTGTTTACCGTTTATTGAGTGATGAGGGGAAAGCGACAGATACCTATGTTTCTTACGGATTGAAAGATCAATATAATACCATTCCACTACACGTAGATGTTAATATTGTCGTAAACGACGTCTTGAATCTGGAGAAATTCAAAGCCTCAAGACCGGATTATGCTACCGCAGAATTTATATTAGAAGATGGTAAATATGTCTGCGGAACGGAAGTGGAGAAAATGTCTAAATCGAAATTCAATGTCGTAAATCCTGACGATATCATTGATACATATGGTGCAGATACGCTTCGTTTGTATGAGATGTTCTTAGGTCCATTGGAGCAGGCGAAACCTTGGAATACGAATGGTATTGAGGGGGTATATAAGTTTTTGAAAAAAGTATGGCGCTTATTCCATGACGCTGAAGGTAACTTTAATATATCAAGTGATCAACCTACAAAAGCTGAATATAAGGCTTTGCATAAGATCATTAAAAAGGCTGAGGATGATATTGAACGTTTTTCATTCAATACTTCTGTTTCTGCTTTTATGATTTGTGTCAATGAGCTTACAGATCTTAAATGTAATAAGCGTGCTATTTTAGAGCAACTGGTTATTGTACTTCAACCTTATGCACCACACATCTCAGAGGAGTTGTGGTCATTATTGGGAAAAGAAAATGGATCCATCTCATATGCGACATACCCAACTTTTATTGCTGATTATTTAGTTGAATCTGAGTTTGCTTATCCAGTATCGATCAATGGAAAAATGAAAATGAATCTTTTATTGCCATTGGATCTGGATGCGAAAGCTGTCGAAGAAATTGTTTTATCGAATGAAGATGTTCAACGTTTTATGGACGGGAAATCATTAAAGAAGTTAATTTTTGTCAAAGGTAAGATTATCAATATAGTCGTCTAA
- a CDS encoding putative DNA modification/repair radical SAM protein: MSDRIFQKLNILADAAKYDVSCSSSGSNRANKNKGLGNANQGGICHSYTEDGRCVSLLKILLTNHCIYDCAYCVSRKSNDIERAAFTVQEVVDLTINFYRRNYIEGLFLSSGIFKNADYTMERLVSIAKKLRLEHKFNGYIHLKTIPGASDELVHQAGLYADRLSINLEIPTKEGLKLLAPDKNREDMIVPMRYLKNEIIRTNEERKIIKSTPTFAPAGQSTQMIIGASGESDKHIIQTAQHFYKNFNLKRVYYSGYVPISYDKRLPEIGSAVPMVRENRLYQSDWLLRFYGFNADEIVNDTHPLLDLDIDPKLSWALRNQHVFPIDINKADYNAIVRIPGIGVQSAKKIIMARRFGPLRIENLQKLGVAIVRAKYFITCLGFQQIYADKTGANIKQYILAQSTSKYIKNNTQQLSLF; this comes from the coding sequence ATGTCAGATCGTATATTTCAAAAACTTAATATTTTAGCAGACGCAGCCAAATATGACGTAAGCTGCAGTTCGAGTGGAAGCAATAGGGCTAATAAAAATAAAGGTCTAGGCAATGCTAATCAAGGAGGGATCTGTCATTCTTATACCGAAGATGGTCGATGCGTCTCCTTATTAAAAATCTTATTGACTAACCATTGCATTTATGATTGCGCTTACTGTGTATCAAGAAAAAGCAATGATATAGAGCGTGCAGCCTTTACTGTACAAGAAGTAGTGGATCTGACCATCAATTTTTATCGTAGAAACTATATTGAAGGTTTATTTTTAAGTTCGGGCATTTTTAAAAACGCAGACTATACAATGGAAAGGTTGGTTTCTATAGCTAAAAAGTTGAGATTAGAACATAAATTCAATGGCTATATTCATCTAAAGACTATTCCAGGAGCTAGTGATGAACTTGTACATCAAGCAGGTTTATATGCTGATCGTCTCAGCATCAATTTAGAAATACCAACAAAAGAAGGGCTTAAACTCTTAGCTCCAGATAAAAATCGCGAAGATATGATTGTCCCTATGCGTTATCTTAAAAATGAAATTATAAGAACAAATGAAGAACGAAAGATCATCAAATCGACACCGACCTTCGCTCCTGCTGGACAAAGTACACAGATGATCATTGGCGCATCAGGCGAATCTGATAAACATATTATTCAGACTGCGCAGCATTTTTATAAAAACTTTAACCTAAAGCGTGTTTATTACTCGGGCTATGTTCCGATATCTTACGATAAGAGACTGCCTGAGATTGGTTCTGCAGTACCTATGGTGAGAGAAAACAGATTGTACCAATCCGATTGGCTTTTGCGTTTTTACGGTTTTAATGCCGACGAAATCGTTAATGATACTCACCCACTGCTTGATCTTGATATTGATCCTAAATTAAGTTGGGCACTACGCAATCAGCATGTATTTCCTATTGATATCAATAAAGCTGATTATAATGCCATCGTGCGTATCCCAGGTATTGGAGTTCAATCTGCCAAGAAAATCATCATGGCTCGACGATTTGGTCCCTTACGCATAGAAAATCTTCAAAAGTTAGGAGTTGCGATCGTTCGTGCGAAATATTTCATCACTTGTCTTGGATTTCAACAAATATATGCTGATAAAACAGGAGCAAATATTAAACAATACATATTAGCACAGTCTACTAGTAAATACATCAAAAATAATACGCAACAATTAAGCTTATTTTAA
- a CDS encoding undecaprenyl-diphosphate phosphatase — protein MSLFEAILLAIVEGLTEYLPISSTAHMGFTAALMGMQESEYLKMFQVSIQFGAILSIVVLYWKKFFDIKNIQLYYKLAIAVIPALVLGKLLDDKIEAVLGNQIAISTVLVLGGVVLLFVDKWFKNPTILDEKEIPIKKALIIGFWQCLAMMPGTSRSAASIIGGLTQGLDRRAAAEFSFFLAVPTMLAVTVYSVFVKTWGEGTAHAQKGYEMIFASNENIIVFIVGNVVAFIVAMIAVKSFITVLTKYGFKFWGWYRIIIGIALLVFFWNN, from the coding sequence ATGTCCTTATTTGAAGCTATCCTTCTCGCGATTGTTGAAGGATTAACTGAATATCTTCCCATTTCATCAACAGCTCATATGGGTTTTACTGCAGCTTTAATGGGCATGCAGGAAAGTGAATACCTCAAAATGTTTCAAGTGTCCATCCAATTTGGCGCTATCCTTTCCATTGTAGTTCTCTATTGGAAGAAATTTTTTGATATTAAAAATATCCAACTTTATTATAAATTAGCTATTGCTGTTATTCCGGCATTGGTATTAGGAAAACTATTGGACGACAAAATCGAAGCTGTATTAGGTAATCAGATCGCGATCTCTACGGTATTGGTCCTTGGCGGTGTAGTTTTGCTATTTGTCGACAAATGGTTTAAGAATCCTACGATCTTGGATGAAAAAGAAATTCCAATAAAGAAGGCATTAATTATCGGTTTCTGGCAATGTCTAGCCATGATGCCTGGTACATCTCGGTCAGCTGCATCTATTATAGGTGGACTGACTCAAGGATTAGACCGAAGAGCTGCCGCGGAGTTTTCTTTCTTCTTAGCAGTTCCTACTATGCTTGCCGTAACCGTTTACTCCGTATTTGTTAAAACGTGGGGAGAAGGAACAGCACATGCACAGAAAGGCTATGAGATGATATTTGCCAGCAATGAAAATATCATTGTTTTTATAGTCGGTAACGTCGTTGCCTTCATCGTTGCTATGATAGCTGTTAAATCATTTATAACCGTATTAACAAAATATGGATTTAAATTTTGGGGTTGGTACCGTATTATTATCGGTATCGCTTTATTAGTATTTTTCTGGAATAACTAA
- a CDS encoding DUF3098 domain-containing protein: MAQIKKSESTNKSSFVFGKLNYQLFIVSIIIVIIGFFLMSGNTDIYSFTKITLAPIVIVLGFALGFVAILYKPKSK, translated from the coding sequence ATGGCTCAAATCAAAAAATCTGAATCGACAAACAAAAGTTCTTTTGTTTTCGGAAAATTGAATTATCAATTATTTATTGTCAGTATTATTATTGTAATCATTGGTTTTTTCCTAATGAGTGGTAATACAGATATCTATAGCTTCACTAAAATCACGTTAGCTCCCATTGTCATAGTACTTGGTTTTGCTTTAGGCTTTGTAGCCATTCTTTACAAACCAAAATCTAAATAA
- a CDS encoding GNAT family N-acetyltransferase has product MEINQIYVEQVIASRTWKIRQEVLYPKGSLKDVMIDDDFDGTHFAASVEGEIVGVISVFEVDKETYQFRKFAVIPKFQGYGIGTALLQSVFDFCVLWNGRTLYCDARVEAVSFYKKFGMEEKGQPFLKGTLAYVRMQICLTADLA; this is encoded by the coding sequence ATGGAAATTAATCAAATTTATGTAGAGCAAGTGATTGCCTCGCGAACATGGAAAATTCGTCAAGAGGTATTATATCCTAAGGGGTCACTAAAAGATGTGATGATTGATGATGACTTTGATGGAACACACTTTGCCGCTAGCGTAGAAGGGGAGATAGTGGGTGTTATTTCTGTTTTTGAGGTTGATAAAGAGACTTATCAATTTAGAAAATTTGCCGTAATACCTAAATTTCAAGGATATGGTATAGGCACTGCATTGCTACAGTCTGTTTTTGACTTTTGTGTGCTATGGAATGGTCGTACACTTTATTGTGATGCGCGAGTAGAAGCAGTTTCATTTTATAAAAAATTTGGTATGGAAGAGAAAGGGCAACCTTTTCTTAAGGGAACGCTTGCATATGTCCGCATGCAAATTTGTTTAACCGCCGATCTAGCATGA
- a CDS encoding DUF4846 domain-containing protein gives MKILCIISIGFILINCTASSNQNKLEDKSEQLHMVDGYNQQLVDAEGKIIKDRFKPPVGYERINYKKNEFGYFLEQLPVKPIDKLVTYYNGRTKDRRDIYASVVDLPIGKRDLHQCADAVMRLRADYLYQNKKYNDIHFNFVSDGKPRYYNKFADGDYSYSTYWKYLEYIFAYANTASLHDELSTVKSMDDVRIGDTFVQKGNPIGHAIVVVDMVVNPKTGQKLVLMAQSYMPAQELQIINNPINKSISPWYALSDEVIRTPEWKFYSENLKTWN, from the coding sequence ATGAAAATATTGTGTATTATTTCTATTGGTTTCATCCTGATAAACTGTACTGCATCTTCCAATCAAAATAAATTGGAAGATAAGTCCGAACAATTGCATATGGTTGATGGCTATAATCAGCAATTGGTAGATGCCGAGGGAAAAATCATTAAAGATAGATTCAAACCTCCGGTTGGCTACGAAAGGATAAATTATAAGAAAAATGAATTTGGTTATTTCTTAGAACAGCTCCCAGTCAAACCTATTGATAAACTCGTGACCTATTATAATGGAAGGACTAAAGATAGAAGAGACATCTATGCAAGTGTGGTTGATCTGCCTATAGGAAAAAGAGATCTACATCAATGTGCAGATGCTGTTATGAGACTGCGAGCTGATTATTTATATCAAAATAAGAAATATAATGATATTCATTTCAATTTCGTGTCTGATGGCAAGCCTAGGTATTATAATAAATTTGCAGATGGGGACTATTCCTATTCAACATACTGGAAGTACTTAGAATATATTTTCGCATATGCTAACACTGCATCTCTTCATGATGAATTATCGACAGTTAAATCGATGGATGACGTGCGAATAGGAGATACTTTTGTTCAAAAAGGAAATCCTATCGGCCATGCTATCGTGGTTGTAGATATGGTAGTAAATCCCAAAACAGGTCAAAAATTAGTATTAATGGCACAAAGTTACATGCCTGCGCAAGAATTACAAATCATCAATAATCCCATTAACAAATCTATAAGTCCTTGGTATGCCCTATCTGATGAAGTTATACGAACACCAGAATGGAAATTCTATTCTGAAAATTTAAAAACGTGGAATTAG
- the truB gene encoding tRNA pseudouridine(55) synthase TruB: MENNEKDQIEKVFSFAEGQMLLIDKPLTWTSFDVVGKIRNSIKPLKIKVGHAGTLDPLATGLLIVCTGKFTKKIDSYQAEDKEYMGTITLGGTTPSYDLETEVDETFPTNHISEQMIYDAAKTFEGDIDQYPPAHSAIKINGERIYEKARRGETVELKTRKVTINSFIIEKIEMPVIHFRVSCSKGTYIRSLAFDFGKVLNSGAHLSSLRRTKSGDYQVENAWNLEELIQKIKVHKEINIEEHQS, encoded by the coding sequence ATGGAAAATAACGAAAAAGATCAAATAGAAAAAGTGTTTTCATTTGCCGAAGGACAAATGTTATTGATAGATAAGCCACTGACCTGGACAAGCTTTGATGTAGTTGGGAAAATTCGTAACTCCATTAAGCCATTAAAAATAAAAGTAGGTCATGCAGGTACATTAGATCCATTAGCAACGGGTTTGTTAATTGTCTGTACTGGTAAATTCACAAAAAAAATAGATAGCTACCAAGCAGAGGATAAAGAGTACATGGGAACCATCACGTTAGGTGGGACAACCCCTTCTTACGATCTTGAAACAGAAGTCGATGAAACTTTTCCTACAAATCATATTTCGGAACAAATGATATATGATGCTGCGAAAACTTTTGAAGGTGATATCGACCAATACCCTCCTGCGCATTCGGCTATTAAAATCAACGGAGAGCGTATATATGAAAAAGCTCGTCGAGGTGAAACAGTGGAATTAAAAACCCGCAAAGTAACGATTAATAGCTTTATCATTGAAAAAATAGAAATGCCTGTTATCCATTTCAGGGTTTCGTGCAGTAAAGGAACCTATATTCGTTCACTAGCATTTGATTTTGGAAAAGTACTCAACAGTGGTGCTCATTTAAGTTCACTCAGAAGGACTAAAAGTGGCGATTACCAGGTTGAAAATGCTTGGAACTTAGAAGAATTAATTCAAAAAATAAAAGTTCATAAAGAAATTAATATCGAAGAACATCAATCTTAG